The Antarcticibacterium sp. 1MA-6-2 genome has a window encoding:
- a CDS encoding glutaminase family protein, with the protein MKKFLLIALIGLSNLLYAQDREAPAYPLITHDPYLSIWSFTDEINTQPTKHWTGTDHDLLGYINVDGVNYWFLGSEVRNYQDVLSASDQKKYQAQITEKKPAQGWEKNNFNDRNWKSASAPFGNTQQAETRWESDNLWLRRKFDLEQVKDEKLYLKLSHDDNVEVFLNGEQIFSRNGWNHKYEYFEIPQAAVKKLKRKDNILAVHVNNTAGGQFLDIGIVRELEDKSKKEAAEQLSVEFRATQTEYVLRCGGVDVNLTFTSPLLMDDLDVLARLVSYISIKTTPNDNEAHEVQVYFGASTAIAVNESNQIVTAELSSTNELSYLKAGTKSQEILEKSGDDLRIDWGYLYVAASKDANAKQTVSLANDAFNAFKGSKVQPVREGQNLILNTVFPKTKITSEKDHLVLLGYDDEYSINYFGKNLRPWWNSDGKNTLEKELSKAYQNYSSIIEKCKAFDKKLYEDGIEAGGKEYAELLEIGYRQSIAAHKLVKSPEGEILFLSKENNSNGSINTVDVTYPSAPLYLVYNPDLLKGMLNGIFYYSESGKWKKPFPAHDLGTYPIATGQTYGEDMPVEEAGNMIILTAAIAKAEGNAQYAKEHWESLTQWANYLAEEGLDPANQLSTDDFSGHLARNANLSVKAIVAIGSYGYMAEQIGETQTAEEYTIMARSMAKKWMELADAGDHYALTFDDKNTWSQKYNLVWDKVMDLNIFPREVFDEELKFYLTKQNEYGLPLDNRADYSKSDWIIWTATLAESDETFKKFITPVYKFATETGGRVPMSDWHFTTSGDVRGFKARSVVGGYFIKLLQEKWE; encoded by the coding sequence ATGAAGAAGTTCCTTCTTATTGCACTTATAGGCTTAAGTAATTTACTCTACGCCCAGGACCGGGAAGCTCCTGCTTATCCGCTAATTACACATGATCCATATTTGAGTATATGGTCATTTACAGATGAAATTAATACTCAGCCCACAAAACATTGGACGGGAACAGATCATGACCTCCTCGGCTATATAAATGTGGATGGTGTTAATTACTGGTTTTTGGGGAGCGAAGTCCGTAATTATCAGGATGTGCTTTCAGCTTCAGATCAAAAAAAATATCAGGCTCAGATAACTGAAAAAAAGCCTGCACAGGGGTGGGAGAAGAACAACTTTAATGACAGGAACTGGAAATCGGCTTCTGCTCCTTTTGGCAATACTCAACAGGCAGAAACACGTTGGGAAAGTGATAATTTATGGTTGAGAAGAAAATTTGATCTTGAACAGGTGAAGGATGAAAAACTTTATCTCAAACTCAGCCACGATGATAATGTAGAGGTGTTTCTAAATGGAGAACAAATCTTCAGCAGAAATGGTTGGAATCATAAGTATGAGTATTTTGAAATCCCACAGGCTGCAGTTAAAAAACTAAAACGCAAGGACAATATTTTGGCGGTTCACGTAAACAATACCGCAGGAGGCCAGTTCCTTGATATAGGAATAGTACGGGAGTTGGAAGACAAAAGTAAAAAAGAAGCTGCAGAGCAATTATCGGTGGAATTTAGAGCTACCCAAACCGAATATGTTTTAAGATGTGGGGGAGTAGATGTGAATCTTACTTTTACCTCTCCACTCCTTATGGATGATCTTGATGTTCTTGCAAGACTAGTTTCTTATATTTCTATTAAAACTACTCCTAATGATAATGAAGCACATGAGGTGCAGGTGTATTTTGGAGCTTCAACGGCTATCGCAGTTAACGAATCTAATCAAATAGTTACAGCAGAATTATCTTCTACAAATGAACTCAGCTATTTAAAAGCCGGAACAAAATCTCAGGAGATATTAGAAAAAAGCGGAGATGATCTAAGAATAGATTGGGGATATTTATACGTAGCAGCTTCAAAAGATGCTAATGCAAAACAAACTGTTTCTCTGGCTAACGATGCTTTTAATGCTTTTAAAGGTTCAAAAGTACAGCCAGTAAGAGAAGGCCAGAATTTAATTCTTAATACTGTATTTCCTAAAACCAAAATAACTTCAGAAAAAGATCATCTTGTACTTCTGGGTTATGACGACGAATATTCTATTAATTACTTCGGAAAAAACCTGCGTCCATGGTGGAATTCAGATGGTAAAAACACTTTGGAAAAGGAGCTGAGTAAGGCATATCAAAACTATTCTTCAATAATAGAAAAATGTAAGGCATTTGATAAAAAGCTTTACGAAGATGGTATTGAAGCCGGAGGAAAAGAATATGCTGAATTACTTGAAATAGGCTACCGTCAAAGTATTGCGGCCCACAAACTGGTAAAAAGTCCGGAAGGGGAAATTCTATTCCTGTCTAAGGAGAATAATAGTAACGGATCCATTAATACTGTAGATGTAACTTATCCATCTGCTCCATTATATCTGGTCTATAATCCAGACCTTTTAAAAGGTATGCTTAACGGAATCTTTTATTACAGCGAGAGCGGAAAATGGAAGAAGCCTTTTCCGGCTCACGATTTAGGTACATATCCAATTGCAACAGGACAAACTTATGGAGAGGATATGCCTGTTGAAGAAGCAGGAAACATGATAATTCTTACTGCTGCTATAGCAAAAGCTGAAGGCAATGCACAGTATGCAAAGGAACATTGGGAGTCACTAACCCAGTGGGCAAATTATCTTGCAGAAGAAGGACTTGACCCGGCCAATCAATTGTCTACTGATGATTTCTCCGGGCACCTGGCAAGAAATGCTAATCTATCTGTTAAAGCTATTGTAGCAATTGGAAGCTATGGATATATGGCAGAACAAATTGGAGAAACTCAAACGGCTGAAGAATATACAATTATGGCCAGATCTATGGCTAAAAAGTGGATGGAACTTGCAGATGCCGGAGATCATTACGCCCTGACTTTTGATGATAAGAATACCTGGAGTCAAAAATATAATCTTGTATGGGATAAGGTAATGGATCTAAATATCTTCCCCAGGGAAGTTTTTGATGAGGAGCTTAAATTTTACCTCACAAAACAAAATGAGTATGGGCTACCCTTAGATAATCGCGCCGATTATTCAAAATCTGACTGGATAATATGGACGGCTACACTTGCCGAAAGTGATGAAACATTTAAAAAGTTTATTACTCCCGTATACAAATTCGCGACAGAGACAGGTGGAAGGGTTCCTATGAGTGACTGGCATTTTACTACCAGTGGGGACGTGAGAGGTTTTAAGGCCAGAAGCGTGGTGGGAGGTTATTTTATAAAGCTTTTACAGGAAAAGTGGGAATAG